The following are encoded together in the Drosophila sechellia strain sech25 chromosome 3R, ASM438219v1, whole genome shotgun sequence genome:
- the LOC6607428 gene encoding putative mediator of RNA polymerase II transcription subunit 12 isoform X2, with protein sequence MAKMLVRHLNSLPWALLAVLLLAALKLHVTNAESSGDHKEGEVKSASTESNEIIPREAIQKLDYSVRQALLRAIDKLEQEEAAATESGEESPSSSGSHSLLLRAETSTLPSHREKDEILEESTRGNDPEPVVPTVQFYTATFDEKNAQEQLLSSFIDRSKLWKKTTIRKLNQPAASLSLEPKSTEAEGPENRQLTRSVDSSSSGSVSSNEISHDSGSHEIKFEISNIRKTTTPTTTTSTSTTTTTTPRPRTTRRRTTTTTTTTTTTTPRPTHNEDGENIELVDKQDIRIQEAPLVTAFTVDLDERGTAQKFRPLLAGNQLHQRTAANFAAPQQQQQLPHIGPTITKLNVLETEPPATPLPTQFPPTGSSTSTTQISTSTSAGGGFSTTPAFLASSTSNYVKEPEPPSVNNYLIERQRALEQQIYQLKVQAQQQQALILRQLKLLEEQTQSRFQGSPIAQPSTLQPQQQQQQQQQQQQQQQQLPQVQQQHGPLKAIQTGLQPPTLGGGYSIRPSVEFIPSTHTKTVIYPTYPIEQQLPLRDAVSGHKFALHNGNINANNYQKPPANAVQQIFQNLQQSLQKSTESPQPSNQFNFAPAEASQLQALPHNNYKPFQQQQQQQLLLPNYVSNAVFQQQQQQHQQQQQQRARQFRQETGVGNFGLNSNVEIQPSNSFATTIVSQQPGLNSNPSLENQNFYRQHLTPQLSNQLQQNAQQYLQQQQQQQQQQQQLQQPKASGDISPALNHGIPQFASQNLHFNGAF encoded by the exons AGACATTTGAACAGCCTGCCTTGGGCTTTGCTGGCGGTTCTTCTGCTGGCTGCTCTGAAGCTCCATGTGACCAATGCGGAATCCAGTGGCGATCACAAGGAGGGGGAGGTGAAGAGCGCCAGCACGGAGAGCAACGAGATCATTCCGAGAGAGGCCATTCAAAAGCTGGACTACTCCGTGAGGCAGGCTTTACTTCGGGCCATCGATAAGCTGGAACAGGAAGAGGCGGCGGCCACGGAGAGTGGTGAGGAAAGTCCCAGCAGCAGTGGTTCCCATTCCCTGCTTCTGCGAGCAGAGACCTCCACTCTGCCATCGCACCGCGAAAAGGATGAGATTCTGGAGGAGAGCACCCGGGGAAACGATCCGGAGCCAGTGGTGCCAACTGTCCAATTCTACACGGCCACCTTTGACGAGAAGAATGCCCAGGAGCAGCTGCTTTCCTCCTTCATCGATCGATCCAAGCTGTGGAAGAAGACCACTATCCGGAAACTGAATCAGCCCGCCGCTTCGCTGTCCCTCGAACCGAAATCCACGGAGGCGGAAGGTCCAGAGAATCGTCAGCTCACCCGGAGCGTGGATAGCTCCAGTTCAGGATCCGTGAGCAGCAATGAGATCTCCCACGACAGCGGCAGTCACGAGATCAAATTCGAGATCAGCAATATAAGgaagaccaccacacccacgACCACAACGTCCACGAGTACGACCACGACCACTACGCCCAGACCGCGGACCACCAGACGTCGCACCACCACAACGACGACGACCACGACCACAACCACGCCAAGGCCCACTCACAATGAGGATGGGGAGAACATAGAGCTGGTCGACAAGCAGGACATTCGCATCCAGGAAGCGCCACTCGTGACCGCTTTCACGGTGGATCTGGACGAGCGTGGCACGGCTCAAAAGTTCCGCCCATTGCTGGCGGGCAACCAGCTCCACCAGCGCACCGCCGCCAACTTTGCAgcgccacagcagcagcaacagctgcccCACATCGGACCCACCATCACTAAGCTGAATGTTTTGGAAACAGAGCCGCCGGCTACTCCGCTGCCCACCCAGTTCCCACCCACCGGCAGCAGCACCTCCACCACACAGATCAGCACGAGCACCAGTGCCGGCGGTGGTTTCTCCACCACTCCCGCCTTCCTGGCCAGCTCTACTAGCAATTATGTGAAG GAGCCAGAGCCTCCCAGTGTGAATAACTACCTGATCGAGCGACAGCGAGCTCTGGAGCAGCAGATCTACCAGTTGAAGGTGCaggcacaacagcagcaggctcTGATCCTGCGTCAACTGAAGCTGTTGGAGGAGCAGACCCAAAGCCGTTTCCAGGGCTCACCGATTGCCCAACCCAGCACATTgcagccacagcagcaacagcagcagcaacagcagcagcaacaacagcagcagcaactgccgcaagtacagcagcaacatggtCCGCTGAAGGCCATTCAGACGGGTCTGCAACCGCCCACTTTGGGCGGGGGTTACTCCATAAGACCTTCGGTCGAATTTATACCCAGCACACATACCAAGACTGTTATTTATCCCACATATCCAATTGAGCAGCAATTGCCGCTGCGCGATGCCGTTTCGGGTCATAAATTCGCCCTGCACAATGGCAACATTAACGCGAATAACTATCAGAAGCCGCCAGCGAATGCAGTGCAGCAGATTTTCCAAAATTTGCAGCAATCTCTACAGAAATCGACCGAAAGCCCCCAGCCCTCCAATCAGTTCAACTTTGCACCGGCCGAGGCGTCGCAACTACAGGCCTTGCCCCATAACAATTACAAGCCAtttcaacagcagcagcagcaacagttgctgCTGCCCAACTACGTCAGCAATGCGGtgttccagcagcagcagcaacaacatcagcaacagcagcagcaaagggCGCGGCAATTCCGCCAGGAGACGGGAGTGGGTAACTTCGGCTTGAACTCCAATGTGGAGATTCAGCCGAGCAACTCCTTTGCCACCACGATTGTTAGCCAGCAGCCTGGACTCAATTCCAATCCAAGTCTGGAGAACCAGAACTTCTACAGGCAGCACTTGACGCCCCAGTTGAGCAACCAGTTGCAGCAGAACGCGCAGCAAtatctgcagcagcagcaacagcagcagcaacagcagcaacagttgcagcAGCCAAAAGCCAGCGGCGACATTAGTCCAG CTCTCAACCATGGGATACCGCAGTTCGCCTCACAAAACCTGCACTTCAACGGGGCCTTTTGA
- the LOC6607428 gene encoding putative mediator of RNA polymerase II transcription subunit 12 isoform X1, protein MAKMLVRHLNSLPWALLAVLLLAALKLHVTNAESSGDHKEGEVKSASTESNEIIPREAIQKLDYSVRQALLRAIDKLEQEEAAATESGEESPSSSGSHSLLLRAETSTLPSHREKDEILEESTRGNDPEPVVPTVQFYTATFDEKNAQEQLLSSFIDRSKLWKKTTIRKLNQPAASLSLEPKSTEAEGPENRQLTRSVDSSSSGSVSSNEISHDSGSHEIKFEISNIRKTTTPTTTTSTSTTTTTTPRPRTTRRRTTTTTTTTTTTTPRPTHNEDGENIELVDKQDIRIQEAPLVTAFTVDLDERGTAQKFRPLLAGNQLHQRTAANFAAPQQQQQLPHIGPTITKLNVLETEPPATPLPTQFPPTGSSTSTTQISTSTSAGGGFSTTPAFLASSTSNYVKQEPEPPSVNNYLIERQRALEQQIYQLKVQAQQQQALILRQLKLLEEQTQSRFQGSPIAQPSTLQPQQQQQQQQQQQQQQQQLPQVQQQHGPLKAIQTGLQPPTLGGGYSIRPSVEFIPSTHTKTVIYPTYPIEQQLPLRDAVSGHKFALHNGNINANNYQKPPANAVQQIFQNLQQSLQKSTESPQPSNQFNFAPAEASQLQALPHNNYKPFQQQQQQQLLLPNYVSNAVFQQQQQQHQQQQQQRARQFRQETGVGNFGLNSNVEIQPSNSFATTIVSQQPGLNSNPSLENQNFYRQHLTPQLSNQLQQNAQQYLQQQQQQQQQQQQLQQPKASGDISPALNHGIPQFASQNLHFNGAF, encoded by the exons AGACATTTGAACAGCCTGCCTTGGGCTTTGCTGGCGGTTCTTCTGCTGGCTGCTCTGAAGCTCCATGTGACCAATGCGGAATCCAGTGGCGATCACAAGGAGGGGGAGGTGAAGAGCGCCAGCACGGAGAGCAACGAGATCATTCCGAGAGAGGCCATTCAAAAGCTGGACTACTCCGTGAGGCAGGCTTTACTTCGGGCCATCGATAAGCTGGAACAGGAAGAGGCGGCGGCCACGGAGAGTGGTGAGGAAAGTCCCAGCAGCAGTGGTTCCCATTCCCTGCTTCTGCGAGCAGAGACCTCCACTCTGCCATCGCACCGCGAAAAGGATGAGATTCTGGAGGAGAGCACCCGGGGAAACGATCCGGAGCCAGTGGTGCCAACTGTCCAATTCTACACGGCCACCTTTGACGAGAAGAATGCCCAGGAGCAGCTGCTTTCCTCCTTCATCGATCGATCCAAGCTGTGGAAGAAGACCACTATCCGGAAACTGAATCAGCCCGCCGCTTCGCTGTCCCTCGAACCGAAATCCACGGAGGCGGAAGGTCCAGAGAATCGTCAGCTCACCCGGAGCGTGGATAGCTCCAGTTCAGGATCCGTGAGCAGCAATGAGATCTCCCACGACAGCGGCAGTCACGAGATCAAATTCGAGATCAGCAATATAAGgaagaccaccacacccacgACCACAACGTCCACGAGTACGACCACGACCACTACGCCCAGACCGCGGACCACCAGACGTCGCACCACCACAACGACGACGACCACGACCACAACCACGCCAAGGCCCACTCACAATGAGGATGGGGAGAACATAGAGCTGGTCGACAAGCAGGACATTCGCATCCAGGAAGCGCCACTCGTGACCGCTTTCACGGTGGATCTGGACGAGCGTGGCACGGCTCAAAAGTTCCGCCCATTGCTGGCGGGCAACCAGCTCCACCAGCGCACCGCCGCCAACTTTGCAgcgccacagcagcagcaacagctgcccCACATCGGACCCACCATCACTAAGCTGAATGTTTTGGAAACAGAGCCGCCGGCTACTCCGCTGCCCACCCAGTTCCCACCCACCGGCAGCAGCACCTCCACCACACAGATCAGCACGAGCACCAGTGCCGGCGGTGGTTTCTCCACCACTCCCGCCTTCCTGGCCAGCTCTACTAGCAATTATGTGAAG CAGGAGCCAGAGCCTCCCAGTGTGAATAACTACCTGATCGAGCGACAGCGAGCTCTGGAGCAGCAGATCTACCAGTTGAAGGTGCaggcacaacagcagcaggctcTGATCCTGCGTCAACTGAAGCTGTTGGAGGAGCAGACCCAAAGCCGTTTCCAGGGCTCACCGATTGCCCAACCCAGCACATTgcagccacagcagcaacagcagcagcaacagcagcagcaacaacagcagcagcaactgccgcaagtacagcagcaacatggtCCGCTGAAGGCCATTCAGACGGGTCTGCAACCGCCCACTTTGGGCGGGGGTTACTCCATAAGACCTTCGGTCGAATTTATACCCAGCACACATACCAAGACTGTTATTTATCCCACATATCCAATTGAGCAGCAATTGCCGCTGCGCGATGCCGTTTCGGGTCATAAATTCGCCCTGCACAATGGCAACATTAACGCGAATAACTATCAGAAGCCGCCAGCGAATGCAGTGCAGCAGATTTTCCAAAATTTGCAGCAATCTCTACAGAAATCGACCGAAAGCCCCCAGCCCTCCAATCAGTTCAACTTTGCACCGGCCGAGGCGTCGCAACTACAGGCCTTGCCCCATAACAATTACAAGCCAtttcaacagcagcagcagcaacagttgctgCTGCCCAACTACGTCAGCAATGCGGtgttccagcagcagcagcaacaacatcagcaacagcagcagcaaagggCGCGGCAATTCCGCCAGGAGACGGGAGTGGGTAACTTCGGCTTGAACTCCAATGTGGAGATTCAGCCGAGCAACTCCTTTGCCACCACGATTGTTAGCCAGCAGCCTGGACTCAATTCCAATCCAAGTCTGGAGAACCAGAACTTCTACAGGCAGCACTTGACGCCCCAGTTGAGCAACCAGTTGCAGCAGAACGCGCAGCAAtatctgcagcagcagcaacagcagcagcaacagcagcaacagttgcagcAGCCAAAAGCCAGCGGCGACATTAGTCCAG CTCTCAACCATGGGATACCGCAGTTCGCCTCACAAAACCTGCACTTCAACGGGGCCTTTTGA
- the LOC6607427 gene encoding retinol-binding protein pinta, producing the protein MWSRSSSSKRQVATTDGDPERILAQVQDLSDWLVANPQINGCNTFENLHFFLRTSKFDVERAKKKLKTFYQMRAERTEWFDNRDPQLPEIQELLNLGVFLPIGPDVEQRMVVVIRTAAHDPKLHSQNNVFKTSKMILDLLLKLDPETCARGMVAILDMQGVQLGHALQMNPKLIKRSVESWTAYPCQPKLLEFTNAPRHVNFFLNTFRIFMTPKIRSRLFVRREGTSVSCDQLPKELGGQGLSYKELSVKWKQLVEENADFYVEQDKYKSKLK; encoded by the exons ATGTGGTCGCGCAGCAGCAGTTCCAAAAGACAAGTGGCCACCACCGATGGTGACCCCGAAAGGATTTTGGCGCAGGTCCAGGATCTCAGCGACTGGCTTGTCGCCAATCCGCAGATAAACGGTTGCAACACCTTCGAGAACCTGCACTTCTTCCTCCGCACCTCCAAGTTCGACGTGGAGCGGGCCAAGAAGAAACTAAAAACGTTCTACCAAATGCGGGCGGAGCGCACCGAATGGTTCGACAATCGCGATCCCCAGTTGCCCGAGATCCAGGAGCTACTTAATCTGGGCGTCTTCCTACCCATCGGTCCGGATGTCGAACAAAGGATGGTGGTAGTTATACGGACAGCAGCCCACGATCCCAAGCTCCACAGCCAGAACAATGTTTTTAAG ACCAGCAAAATGATATTGGACCTGCTGCTAAAGCTCGATCCGGAGACTTGTGCACGCGGAATGGTGGCTATTCTGGATATGCAGGGCGTTCAACTAGGGCATGCTCTCCAAATGAATCCGAAGCTCATTAAGAGATCCGTGGAAAGCTGGACCGCCTATCCATGCCAGCCCAAGCTATTGGAGTTCACCAACGCCCCGCGCCATGTGAACTTCTTTTTAAACACCTTTAG AATATTCATGACGCCCAAGATAAGATCGCGACTTTTCGTGCGTCGCGAAGGAACATCCGTGAGCTGTGATCAGTTGCCAAAGGAACTCGGTGGTCAGGGATTAAGCTATAAGGAACTGTCTGTGAAGTGGAAGCAGTTGGTCGAGGAGAACGCCGATTTCTATGTGGAACAAGACAAATACAAAAGCAAGCTCAAGTGA